The segment GCCATAAAGGTCAGCCGGAGAAATTCCCACAGCGAACCGGCATAGGCAGCATTAAGATTCTGCGAAATACGCTGGCCGGTTATTTCTGTCGAGATACCAACGATTGACCACCATTGAATAAATCCCCACAGAATATAGAGATAAAAGAGATTAGTGATGCGACTGGTAAAGACCTGTTTCCAGGGACGGTTAACAATACCGTTGGTCGCCAGTAATCCCGACACAAAGAAAAAGGCGGGCATCCGTAATGGCGACAGGACCGTATTAAACTGTACCCATATTTCGGCAGGGATCCAGCCGGCAGAGAGATATTTCAGTGTGCCTTCGAAACCGGGCAGTACCGTGTGATAAAGCACTACCAGCATGATGCAGGCGCCTTTGAGGGTGTCCACCCACAGTATCTTGTCTGACTTGGTCTGATTCATTCAATGACTCCTGCTGTGTAGGTCAGAAGAGTGAAAAGTCAAAGCGAGGAAATCACTATTGCTTTATCGTTATCCGGCAATTATTCGCCTTTGAACAGTTGATGAATGTAGCGAAACTCTTAAAAGCCGCGCAGTGGCCCTGATGCCACAGTTATTTACTCAGCAGAACGTTTCCTTACACTTACGAATAGCAATGGATAACGGGAATTAGCCCCGCCAGATCCGCAGCAAAGGATAATCATTATTTGATAAAGCGATGAATATAATTAAGAGAAAGGCGTCACTGCAGAAGCCAGTTAATTTCTGATGAAAGGAAAAGTTTTGTCAGATGCGTCAAAAGGTTTAACGGGCAATTAAATAATTATGATAGCGGAGAAATCAGAGTGGTATAACCAGAGCGGAGGCGCAATCAGATGGGCAGATAAAAACTGCCTTCCGGAGAAGGCAGTGTGATTACTGATTCAGGAATTTGTCGAGGAACTGACGGGTACGTGGCTGGCGGGGATTGCTGAACAACGCCTTTGCATCGCCCTGCTCCACAATCCGCCCCTGATCCATGAAGATGGCACGGTCGGCCACGTCGCGGGCGAAGCTCATTTCATGCGTGACGATGACCATCGTGCGTTTCTCTTCAGCCAGTGCGCGAATGGTGCTGAGCACCTCGCCCACCAGCTCAGGATCCAGCGCCGACGTAGGTTCGTCAAACAGGATGACTTCCGGTCGCATCGCCAGCGCCCGGGCAATCGCCACACGCTGCTGCTGCCCGCCCGAGAGGCGACGTGGAAAACTCGCCTCTTTGCCCTGCAGTCCGACTTTTTCCAGCAGCGTGCGGGCGCGAGCTGCCGCCTCCGCTTTCGGCTCGCCCTTAACGATAACCGGCCCTTCAATGATGTTATCGATCACCGAACGGTGCGGAAACAGATTGAAGTTCTGAAAGACAAACCCGACCTGCTGACGCAGACGACGCACCTGCTCTTTCTGCTTACTCTCGGCCAGCGCCGCATCGATGGTTATATCGCCGACCCGGATGGTGCCGCTATCCGGCACTTCCAGCAGATTGATACTGCGCAGCAGCGTCGTCTTGCCTGAGCCGCTGGGGCCGATGATTGCCACCACTTCACCCGCGGCCACATCGAGGTCGATGTCGTGCAGC is part of the Pantoea sp. Ep11b genome and harbors:
- the tcyN gene encoding L-cystine ABC transporter ATP-binding protein TcyN, whose product is MSAIEVRKLVKSFNGQRVLHDIDLDVAAGEVVAIIGPSGSGKTTLLRSINLLEVPDSGTIRVGDITIDAALAESKQKEQVRRLRQQVGFVFQNFNLFPHRSVIDNIIEGPVIVKGEPKAEAAARARTLLEKVGLQGKEASFPRRLSGGQQQRVAIARALAMRPEVILFDEPTSALDPELVGEVLSTIRALAEEKRTMVIVTHEMSFARDVADRAIFMDQGRIVEQGDAKALFSNPRQPRTRQFLDKFLNQ